A segment of the Flavobacteriales bacterium genome:
AGGACCTCATTGATAAACTGATCGTGGCATTGATGTCCGACGGGCACGTGCTTCTGGAAGGTATGCCCGGTGTAGCAAAAACACTGGTCTCAAAACTCCTGGCACGAACGGTGGATGCAGGCTTTTCCAGGATACAGTTTACACCGGACCTCATGCCTTCAGATGTGATCGGTACCCTCGTCTTCCAATCCGGGAACTTTGAGTTCAAGAAAGGACCGATCTTCTCCAACATCATTCTCATTGATGAAATAAACAGGGCACCGGCAAAGACGCAGGCGGCTTTGTTCGAATGTATGGAAGAACGTCAGGTTACCGTTGACGGAAAAACATATCCACTGGAACGCCCCTTTATGATCGTGGCCACCCAAAATCCGGTGGACCATGAGGGAACCTATCGGTTACCGGAAGCACAACTGGATCGATTCATGTTCAAGATAAACGTGATGTATCCCGGCCTGGATCAGGAGAAGGAGATGTTGTTAAGGCATCATCAACGCGGCCATTCAACTCATTTCCATGACATCAGGGCCGTGCTTAGCAGGCAGGAACTGGAGACCTACAAAAATACCATCGACAAGGTTACGGTAAAGGATGACCTCCTCCACTACATCGCGGCGCTGGTGTTGGAAACAAGAAACAACAGTTCACTTTACATTGGCGCTTCTCCGAGGGCATCCATTGCCGTACTGGAAGCATCAAAGGCATTGGCAGCCATCAGGGGTCGTGATTTTGTAACGCCGGAGGATATCCGTGAAGTTGCGGTTCCTGTCATGGTCCATCGCATCAGTCTTACCCCTGAAAAGGAGATGGAAGGCAGAACAGCCAATGAAATTCTAGGACAGTTGTTGAGTAAGGTGGAAGTACCCCGTTAGTGAAACTGCTGAAGTCGCTATACCTGAATAGCCGGATGTTGATCACGGTTGGTGCGATAAGCGCATTCCTGGTGATCTCACATTTTTTTCAGGTGATCTACCCTATCGCCCAGATCACCCTGT
Coding sequences within it:
- a CDS encoding MoxR family ATPase, encoding MIEEEKPQGTEYASRIDLSGLEASVNKIRNEIGKIIVGQEDLIDKLIVALMSDGHVLLEGMPGVAKTLVSKLLARTVDAGFSRIQFTPDLMPSDVIGTLVFQSGNFEFKKGPIFSNIILIDEINRAPAKTQAALFECMEERQVTVDGKTYPLERPFMIVATQNPVDHEGTYRLPEAQLDRFMFKINVMYPGLDQEKEMLLRHHQRGHSTHFHDIRAVLSRQELETYKNTIDKVTVKDDLLHYIAALVLETRNNSSLYIGASPRASIAVLEASKALAAIRGRDFVTPEDIREVAVPVMVHRISLTPEKEMEGRTANEILGQLLSKVEVPR